One Zingiber officinale cultivar Zhangliang chromosome 10B, Zo_v1.1, whole genome shotgun sequence genomic window, AAATAGAAGGGTTACATTTGTGGCATACCCAATCATTATATAGTCTTAACATCACCGGTACAACTATAGTAGTGTTAGATGATATTTTTTCCTgctcttcttttaattttaagggcAAGGCTCAAATGATTACAGTGCAAGAAATCACAAATAGGCAGCTCATAATCAAcaaagcaaaaaataaaaaataaaaataattccaacaaaaaagactaaaaaaaataccaaatgagAACTCTGACAAAAATTAGTAAAGTAATGTCTCACTACTACAATGTGCCCAAATGGAAAAATCAAAAACCCATAAATTAAGCATCCTAGAGGGGTGGCATAACATAAAGTTCTGCACAAAGAATAGACACGACAAGACCTTTAAAGAGAGACAAGAAAAAAAATCGAAGGAGAAAAGTTACCTGATTCTTCTGCATCTCCATCATCTCAGTCTGAAAAAAACAACAATGTCACAAAGGTTATAAGGGTCATATTTAACAACAAAGTTTTGAATTTTCATACTAATTCATAAGCATGCAAATGACAATAATATGGCTGATAAATGACAGTGTGCCTACATGTTAGCCCTAGTAGAACTTCACAAGATGTGATGCAATAGAAATGCTAAATTATATGCTAAATAAGCACATCTGATAAGAGTTAAAAAAATGATGATGTTACAATTGGAAGCATCAGGATCAATATGACAATTTACACAACTATCACCACAAAATTCTCTATCATTTAATAGAATGAAAAAGCAATAATGACATCACCTTACTAAAATTTCATATCTGGACTCTTCGAGGAAAATATatcaaatagatatttaatttgaTCACCAAATTGTAAACTCAATAACTGAGATATAGTCAAATGGGTTTCTAAGGTTCCAAGCATAAGAAACAAGGATAGAACGTAAAAAACAGGAGAAATATAAGAGATAATTCTCGCAACACACAGGAGAAATCCAAGCACATTTATTATAATTTATGCAGTTCAATTAAGTGCACCTGTTTTTTAAGCAATTCTTCGTTTTGTTCTTTGAGGTTTACTACTTCAGCTTCCAATTCCAAAGTATAAGCCtataaacatataaaattaacaataaaaaattacaacatataaaagaaaatCCAACATAAAACTACTCAACATGTACATAAGATCAACTGGAAAGAGTAcatacatgtatttttttttatccatTTAAGATGGAAATATAACAGAAGTACATCAGAATAGAACTATAGTTTACAGTGGGAGGCTACATGGGATAACCTTTTTGATTATGCTTAAAAGTAATATCAGCTTAGACATTGTATATGACAATTCAATTTTAGTCATAGGTGTGAAAAACTATGAAGCACAAGTTCTTCAAAGTTAGCTCATTTTAAATTGCACGAATGTTGAATAAATACTTTAGTACACTCAGAATATGCATTGCATTCCTCCTCAAATCATCTTGTTCAATTGGCTATTAACACATCCAGTAGTCAAATATAATATTACTTATTCTGTTATGTTGATTATCAAATTGATCTTACACTTCTAAATTATGATGACAACACAAAACCTTTAGCTAAATGCATTTCAGAAGtgctatttaattaattttatttacttAACATAAAGTCACTAACTGTACTTTGTATCCCTGTTACTCTATATTATTTTGCAAAGTATGTGATCTTCTATATGTCacccattttttttcaaaaatattgatGTTCCTACAGTGTGATTCATTAACAACAGAGAAAACTATAGCATAGGATCTCTAGAAGTTGTGTACATGGTTCATAGCTTAAAGATGAAATTATCAATATCTTAAAGACTTTGCTTTCCAATAATTCAGTTACTCATaaattttgcattttgttttagggtcaaaatattttttgttaCTCTTTAATTTACATTTTATGCAGTCTCAAAAGGCTTGACAACTGGTGATAATGGAATTGATGGTTTGACTGGAATACATAACCCGATGATATTACTAATGAAATTAAAGTCCACCAAATGAAATAATTGATCAAGCGAGATAATATCTCTTAAATGTTTTTTAAGTCATAACTACAATGCAAATCATTGAATGTTTTGCTGAATGCCATTATTCATGATGGAAACTCAGTTCCAAATCCTAATACTCGAAATTGTAGTTCAACATCTTAACTATCATTTCGTGGTCATGGTTCATTAGTATTCCAATATTATCATAATTCTCTCaaactaattaataaaaattagttGAGAGGGCAATACCCTTCTAACTGAATATGAATGCCATTGGATTTAAAAAATCAACAGTCCTGCAAAACAGAAGAGTAAGGTCACCTGCTTTCGGGCACGTGATCTCGCAGCTGATTCCCTGTTCTTGATCATCCTCCTCTGCCTCCTTTCCATAACCTTCTCGATGGCTCCACTAGACCTCCTCCCCCTAACTCCACCACTGAGCACATATGGAACAGGTGATACAGATGAAAGATCCCCATTGCCTTTGCCAAGTCCGTCAGATGAAAGAGGATGCACTGGTGATCCTGACGCCTTCATGACTCCTGCGGTGCCAAGGCCAACCACTCCCGCCATCATTCCGTTGTTCAACCCAGCCTGGCCAAAACCAACAAGTCCTCCACTTGCTATTCCCTGCGGATTCCCTAAGTCCACGCCATTTCCCAATGGCATGGTAGGCGCATAAGGTCTAGCCGCAGTGATCTTCATCCCCAAATTGGCAGCTGCACCTTGAGGAATCGGAGCCATTATCTTCCCATCACTTCGGCTTGGACCTTGATTGAATTCCAGAGCAAGCGAAGAGGACACTCTGGAACCCGACAGATCACCAAAAAATAAGTTGGTACTGTTAGTATTGTTGTCTGCCGGCCTCTGCGGCGCCTGCGACGAAGCCAATTCCTCCCGCACCACCCCAGCACGCACCAAGAACTCCTCAAGCGTCATCTCCCCAAGCGTGGGTTCCCGCGCGACGTCCACTCCGGCTAAGCATGCCCCCTGGCCGGACGACGAGGAAGGTCCGACGAGATCCCGCCAGACCTCGTCTACAGTCCTCTGACTAAGCGTTCGGGGCAAGGTCAGCGATCCCTGCCGCTGCAGTCCGGTCCCAGCTCCGCCACATGAATCACCGAGTGCCGAAGCCACGGCGTAGCTCTCCTCCGCCGTCCAAATGTTCTTAAGCAGCTCGTCCATGTTCATCGAACCGAAGTCCTTCCCGATCCCCCCGAGCGTGCTCTGAAACTCGCCGAACGTCAACGAGTAGATCGAGCCCTGCCGCGTCAGAGGCGTCGACGACGACGACGGCAGCGCCTCCCCACCGGTTCCTCCCATGCCCTTAAAATCCATCCCTCCTCAGCTCCTACAATCTCCCACAATTCTAATCACACCAACAACAACATcacaaaaaaaattagatttcatGGACAAAAACCTCGACAAATCAACCAAACCCCCAAATCATCCCACAGCCAGCCGCGACGACACTCGCTGCCCTTAATTTTTCCAGATTTAGCATCTTAAAAGGACCTTAGCAAATCGCACTTGCCAAATATAGCAATAcaaattcaaaagtttttataAACTCCCAAGAACTGCGTCAGAAAGGGAGATAAAAAGCGAGGAGACGAGAGAGACCTGTTTTGTTTTTGTGTACAGCAGCGAAAGAGGCTGTAACTCCGCCCGTCGCTCGCCGCTCCGTAGCTTGTGAATTGTGTGATCCGCCGCGTGGAGAATGGCCAGGTGTCGTAACGCAGCGGTTAGCGTACTGCGTCCATATAAAAGGGCGAGAGAATAGGGAGACGCATCTGCCAAAATTATGGCCTCGCGCGACGTGGCGCGATACGGATGCGTGAGCGACGTCTGATGGCGACACCTGCCCAATCACGAGTCGCCACATTCTGCTATCCCACCCGTCCATTCCGCACCCAGGACAAGGTCCATGATTTGCACGCGAATTTTTAAATTGCACGGGATGATGCACCAGCTGACGGATGCGGATCCGGTGCGAGGAGCCCACGGTAGAGCGGATATCTGACCTGTCTCTCGCCCTCAGATTTCGATCCAGCGGGTAAATAAGTGATTGTAAGAAAGAAGTTGCTAGAGAAATCTTTGACCTGATTTGACCGACGGTTTTGGGAGGCATgtttaattttgattattttgaTGGCAAGCAATCCATATTTTATGGAAATAATGCACTACTTTAATTGGTGGCTAATGAGGCGTGACGTCACGATgtgatttttttgtttttttgaagACTTGTATACTATCAGATGAGTGTTTTTTTGGTCGAGAATTGTatgattgaattaaaaaaaattcaatgaaCAGACAATTTGAGTTTTAATAAACTTTCTTTGTTTCATCCACCACACGctatgatttttgaaataaatattgtaAATTGAAATCACAGTTTTTTGCTTTAGGAAACGACCAAGGTCTCTGTTCTATTAGTATTGTGTATTTAGTGATTAAATATAACAATATAATACAGTTCACTGGATATATAGCAGGCTTAATTATCACTTTAAAAGCCCATCTGGAAAGGTCACAGCTTTACCTTTGTCTTAATTGTCGATGGAGCTTCTGCATCTCTTCTATTGCATGCTATGATTCTGTTAATGATCattaattctaattcaaataaagttTCATAAGATATTATTGACTAATCTAAGTGAAATCCTAGTTCGTAAGATAAAGATGATTTTCACAAGTGATACAGGATAATTAATGAAGGTCTTGTGGTTGAAAATATCAAAAGATTTTTCATGATAATAGTCCAAGTCAAGCAGACTCCTTACTTTCGACTTCTGGATATTGACTGTCGACTATAGACTCTTGACTCTCGAATACCGGCTATCGACTACAGACGCTTGACTCCTAGATATCGACTCCCGGTTACTAGCTATCGACTACCAactctcgactcccgaataccgacTCTCGGCTACCAGCTGCCAACTCCTAGATACTTACTCTCGGCTACCAGCTATCGACTACTGACTCCAGACTCTCGGCTACCGACTCCCGGCTGACTCTCATCTCACGAGATTCAACTCCTAACCCTTGACTTGGTTTTCGGACGAACCATCATTCATGAGGGGCGTGGACCATACAACCATTATTGCGAAAACGACAAAAAAATGCAGTCATTTACTCCAAAATAAATGGGTGATAAATGACCATTTATTTATGAGAACATAGACCACACACTTTTGCTAGTGTAGATCACTTCGTCTTCACCCTTTAGCAAGACTCCTCCCATTTACTTAACTATAGCTTCTTGACTTGTAAGTTAATTTTCAAACTACCCTCAATATTCTGGTCTCAAACCATGGATAATTATTCTCCTTATCTTAGTTTCTCCAATAGGAGTTGTTGGATCTAACTCTGAAATTTCGCAACATATCAGCTTCACCTTGTGGAAGTATTGGGCAATCATCttgttgttggtgcagttagcactaatggtcaaactcaggttttgatgaacgATAAATGGTTTAAAATTAGATGTTATATTCATCTAACCTTTTTACTGAATATGTAGGAATTGACGGGTCTAGAGGAATTGCCACCAGGCTAGAGATAACAAAAGTATTCTGTTCGCTTAGCCAACAACGACTAGTCAATTGGTactattaccagtcgattggtaagtgGCTGTTGGTGACCGTTGGCAGAATCCTTGATTCTACTCAGTAGCCGTTGGCTACATCCAACTGtagcactagtcgactgataaatTTGTCAATCGACGATGCGCAGAAAATGAGTTGATGTGTGATTAACTCTTTCTACTCTATTTATAGGGAGCTTAGGGCATTGAAGAAGGTTACTGTTTTACTTGATATACTCCTAGTCTTTGTCTCCAAGCTTCCAAAGCTTACACTCTTCTTCCTACACCTAATTCCCAATCTTGAAAAGAAGAAGAGTTTCTTTATAGGAGGtttttgctccaccgagaaggagctcATTTAGCTGGAGCTTGCCGAGGACTAATTCACCGAAAGAttgagggttcgtccacctcaaggataagctctagagtaggagcaagcaatcttcgAACCATGCACGCAAAAGGAAACGTGTTAGAGTTTGATTGCTTTCGTTGCCTTCATTGTTTTTATTGTTATTCCGCTTGTGCATCTAACGAtttgaaaagaagcaaacaatttggggtgacctagctattcaaccccccttttagccgaccaccgatcttcaacaagtgatattagagcGAGTCACCTTTATacagactaatcgccaagaaaaGCATCGCCGTCAAAATGACCGATTCAAACatccatccacccaaattcgaaagAGAATTCTCTTGGTGGGAAAAGAAGATGGAAGTATTTTTTTGAAACCGATTTCGATACAATGTCAATCATGGAAAGTGGTTTTGAGATACCTAGGAATGAAAACAATGAGATAATTCATAAAACAAGATGGActaagaagcaaagggaagagcacGTAGCAAACTCAAGAGCAATGCATCACCTCCTAAGTGTtattccccaacaagaagtagcCTGGATTGGAAACTACATGACTGCCAAGGATTTGTTGGAAAAGTTAGTAGAGCTTCATGAAACCATATCAAAAGTAAAATTAGGGTCTTCTCCAAACTCAACGCAACAACATCaaacttgaaaaaggagaaaatgtatATTCACTTCAtactaaaattaaagaaatattgaGTGGACTAACAACTGTAGATAAGAAACTCTCCAACCGTGACATTATGATAAAAGTTATCAATGCTTTCctaagaaccacaacttggagctcaatcgtagattcattctacatttcaaaagacCTAAAGAAATCTTCTCTAAatgaattcttttcaacaatggagcttcacaaAACTAGAATTGAAGGGTTAGaaggagaagctcatagatcaagggGAATAGCCTTCATAGCAAACAAAgagaagggtaagaagaagaagtccttatcctcaccatcctccgactccgaggAGTCAAGCGCCttaatggatagcgatcaagagacgtatatggtaagaaaaatgagaaaagtatttaagaatttttctactaacaaatctcatgctaga contains:
- the LOC122029536 gene encoding bZIP transcription factor TRAB1-like isoform X1, with amino-acid sequence MDFKGMGGTGGEALPSSSSTPLTRQGSIYSLTFGEFQSTLGGIGKDFGSMNMDELLKNIWTAEESYAVASALGDSCGGAGTGLQRQGSLTLPRTLSQRTVDEVWRDLVGPSSSSGQGACLAGVDVAREPTLGEMTLEEFLVRAGVVREELASSQAPQRPADNNTNSTNLFFGDLSGSRVSSSLALEFNQGPSRSDGKIMAPIPQGAAANLGMKITAARPYAPTMPLGNGVDLGNPQGIASGGLVGFGQAGLNNGMMAGVVGLGTAGVMKASGSPVHPLSSDGLGKGNGDLSSVSPVPYVLSGGVRGRRSSGAIEKVMERRQRRMIKNRESAARSRARKQAYTLELEAEVVNLKEQNEELLKKQTEMMEMQKNQQILQIINQQNKPKRLCLRRTQTGPW
- the LOC122029536 gene encoding bZIP transcription factor TRAB1-like isoform X2 yields the protein MDFKGMGGTGGEALPSSSSTPLTRQGSIYSLTFGEFQSTLGGIGKDFGSMNMDELLKNIWTAEESYAVASALGDSCGGAGTGLQRQGSLTLPRTLSQRTVDEVWRDLVGPSSSSGQGACLAGVDVAREPTLGEMTLEEFLVRAGVVREELASSQAPQRPADNNTNSTNLFFGDLSGSRVSSSLALEFNQGPSRSDGKIMAPIPQGAAANLGMKITAARPYAPTMPLGNGVDLGNPQGIASGGLVGFGQAGLNNGMMAGVVGLGTAGVMKASGSPVHPLSSDGLGKGNGDLSSVSPVPYVLSGGVRGRRSSGAIEKVMERRQRRMIKNRESAARSRARKQAYTLELEAEVVNLKEQNEELLKKQTEMMEMQKNQILQIINQQNKPKRLCLRRTQTGPW